The region TCGTCGTCACCATCAGGACAAAATCGACACTCTCATCGGGCAGTGGAATCTCCTCGGCGGTACCGGGGGTCACTTCCAGCCCCTTCTTGCCGGCAAGCGCCGCCATCCTTGGTGATGGCTCGATCCCAAATTTTATCCCCAACGGCAGGGCAAAACGCCCCGTCCCGATCCCAATCTCCACCCCTTTCTCAAAGGGAGGCAAAAGCTCCCGGATCGCCTCGATCTCCCAGCGATAGAGATCGGGATGCTTCTCAAACCACTCCTCGTAAGCTTCGGTATGCTCCTCAAAAGGCCCGATCTTCGCCATTATCGCCTCACTCCTCGGTTACTCATTACTCCGTTACTCGGTTATTCCGCTATTTCCGGAGCCGCCACCTTCTCCCCCATCAAAGCATAGTTGGGCCCGATCCTGGCAACCAAGCCGCTACAGTCGAGATAGAGACGCTCGGGATCTTTCACGCACCCTTCGGCAAGGTACTGCGCTTCGATCTGCAGGATCAGCGGGCGGGTCTTGCTACCGGGGAGGTCCACCTCCTGCAAAAGTGTGCAGGCAAAGGCGACGGGAGCCTCTTTGACCGCCGGGGGGAATCCTTCGAAACGCTTTTCCATTTCGATCCCAAAGTGCTCGGCTTCGCTCTCATCGTGAGCCAGGGCCTTGGAGCTGAAGTGCATCGGTTCCAGCAGCTCCGGTGAAACCAAGCAGAGGGTGCAGCGGCCGTGCTTGCGGATGTTGGCTAGGGTATCCTTGGGCGTACCGTCGGGACGATGCCCCACGGAGACTACCAGACTCGGCGGCTCTGAAGAGAGGGGTGTGAAGTAGCTGAAAGGCGCCACATTGAGCACCCCCTCATCTTCGGTCACGATCCAGGCGATAGGCCGGGGCACAACCGACTGGGCCATCAGCTTGTAGCGATCAGAGGCACTGATCTTTTGATAATCGATTGTCATAAGACTCCTTTGTCAAGCGTTGAGAGATATTCTAACCTATCGCACGGGTCAAAATGCTATGATAGATCAAGGAGTCATAATGGAAAAGATCAGTGAACTGCTCAAGGTCGATCTCAGCGACCCTATCAACCTCATCCCCCTGATTCTGATCGCAACGATCGTCATCTATGCCATCGCCATCTTCGCCGACCAACCGCCGGAATAACCTTTTATAACCGAGTAACCGAGTAACGGAGTAATGAGCAACCGAGTAACCGAATAGCTGAAAATTTCCTCAACCCTCAACGCTCAGCACTCAACACTCATTTCTCCCTCACATACATAATCGAATTGTTATTCTCGAACTTGCTCTCCAGGAACGGGATGTTGCGCAGCAGGGCTCCCAGTTTTTCATAGCCGTAGTTGACGGGGCTGAAGGCGGAGTTGTTGCTCAGGTACTGCCCCAGGTCCGAGACATTGACCCAACCATTCTCTCCGGCGGTCTTGCGCAGGCCGGTCAGGAGCAGATCGATAAACTCCTCATCCTCCAGCACCCGGTCGATTTTACTCTCGGCTTCGCTGGGGCTCTTTTTGGTAATGCGCTTCTTCTTGACTACCTCTTCGGTGCGGCTCTTGGACTTCTTCTCCTCTCTTTCCAGGTTCTCGGTGTAGATGAATTGGCTGCAGGAGTTGATAAAGGCTTTGGGTGTCTTTTTTTCCCCAAACCCGTAGACGGTCAAGCCGTTGGACATCAGGCGCTGGGCCAAGGGGGTAAAGTCGCTGTCGGAAGTAACCAGGGCGAAGCCGTCGAGATCCTTGGTGTACATAATATCCATCGCGTCGATCACCATCGCGATATCGGTGGCATTCTTCCCCTTGGTATAGTCGAACTGCTGGATCGGTTTGATCGAATGTTCCAGCAGACGCTCCATCCAGGGTGCCAACTGCTGGCTGTTCCAGTTGCCGTAGGCTTGCCGCACGATCACTTCGCCGTATTTGGAAAGCTCTTTGAGTATCCCCTTGATGGCATAGGGGGAAGCGTTGTCGCAGTCGATCAGCATTGCGATATGTTTTTTCTTCTCTTGCATCTTTGGTAAAACCTTTTTGATTATTGAAATAGAATTTTTCTCTTATTGTAGCGACATCCCGGATCGGAGAAGCCGACCCAAGTAGCATAATGCCCTGCTCTCGTTCCCACGCCGTGCGTGGGAATGCCTATGTAAGCTTGACGCCATATGAAAACTGTACCACTGTCTCCCGTATGGATTCCCACGTTGAACGTGGGAACCAGAAAAAAATCATATAATCTCCCTCAACACTCAACGCTCAGCTCTCAACTCTATTTTCCATCTTCCATCTTCAATCCTCCATCCACTTCCTATGCGCTATAATCCCCCTATTACTTTCCCCTCAGGAACAGCCGATGCAAATGCAAATCTTCGATTCCGTCAAAAAAGCCAAAGTCCCCTTCGAACCGATCCGTCCCGGCGAAGCCTCTATCTACGTCTGCGGCCCCACCGTCTACGACGAAGCCCACCTGGGCCACGCCCGCAGCGCCCTGAGCTTCGACCTGCTCTCGAGAACCCTGCGGTCCCTGGGCTACAAAGTAACCCTGGCCAAGAACTTCACCGACATCGACGACAAGATCATCAAAAAGATCAACGAAACGGGCCAAAGCCTCCAAGAGCTCACCGACTACTACATCCAACGCTACCTGGAAGAGATGGCGGCTCTGGGCGTACGCCGGGCCGACATCGAACCCAAAGCCACTGAATCGCTCGACGCCATTCAGGCGATGGTAGAAGGGCTCATCGAAAAGGGCTGCGCCTACCGCACCGAGAGCGGGGATGTCTACTTCGATACGTGCAAAGACGAGCACTACGGCGAGATCTCCCATATGCTGGGCGACGAGGAAGAGGCCCGCAGCCGCCTCTGCGAAATCAAGACCGGAGAAAAGCGCCACCCCAGGGACTTCGCCCTCTGGAAAGCCTGCTCCGGAGAGGGGGATGTCTGCTTCGACACCGAGCTGGGC is a window of Nitratifractor salsuginis DSM 16511 DNA encoding:
- a CDS encoding flavin reductase family protein, which translates into the protein MTIDYQKISASDRYKLMAQSVVPRPIAWIVTEDEGVLNVAPFSYFTPLSSEPPSLVVSVGHRPDGTPKDTLANIRKHGRCTLCLVSPELLEPMHFSSKALAHDESEAEHFGIEMEKRFEGFPPAVKEAPVAFACTLLQEVDLPGSKTRPLILQIEAQYLAEGCVKDPERLYLDCSGLVARIGPNYALMGEKVAAPEIAE
- a CDS encoding NYN domain-containing protein is translated as MQEKKKHIAMLIDCDNASPYAIKGILKELSKYGEVIVRQAYGNWNSQQLAPWMERLLEHSIKPIQQFDYTKGKNATDIAMVIDAMDIMYTKDLDGFALVTSDSDFTPLAQRLMSNGLTVYGFGEKKTPKAFINSCSQFIYTENLEREEKKSKSRTEEVVKKKRITKKSPSEAESKIDRVLEDEEFIDLLLTGLRKTAGENGWVNVSDLGQYLSNNSAFSPVNYGYEKLGALLRNIPFLESKFENNNSIMYVREK